Proteins encoded within one genomic window of Eurosta solidaginis isolate ZX-2024a chromosome 1, ASM4086904v1, whole genome shotgun sequence:
- the Arl8 gene encoding ADP-ribosylation factor-like protein 8, producing the protein MLALINRILDWFKSIFWKEEMELTLVGLQFSGKTTFVNVIASGQFAEDMIPTVGFNMRKITKGNVTIKVWDIGGQPRFRSMWERYCRGVNAIVYMVDAADLDKMEASRNELHSLLDKPQLAGIPVLVLGNKRDLPGALDETGLIERMNLASIQDREICCYSISCKEKDNIDITLQWLIAHSKSQSR; encoded by the exons ATGTTGGCATTAATAAACAGAATATTGGATTGGTTTAAGAGCATCTTTTGGAAAGAGGAAATGGAGTTAACATTAGTGGGGCTGCAGTTTTCAGGCAAAACAACGTTCGTGAATGTTATTGCA TCAGGACAATTTGCCGAGGATATGATACCAACTGTAGGCTTCAATATGCGAAAAATCACTAAAGGCAATGTTACCATTAAGGTTTGGGATATTGGTGGACAGCCAAGATTTAGGTCAATGTGGGAACGATATTGCCGCGGTGTTAATGCTATAGT ATATATGGTAGATGCAGCTGATTTGGATAAAATGGAGGCATCCAGAAATGAATTACATTCATTATTGGACAAACCGCAACTGGCGGGTATACCTGTGCTTGTTTTAGGCAATAAACGTGATCTTCCTGGTGCACTTGATGAAACTGGCCTAATTGAACGAAT GAATTTAGCAAGTATACAAGACAGAGAAATTTGTTGTTATAGTATTTCGTGTAAAGAAAAGGACAACATCGACATAACACTACAATGGTTGATCGCACATTCGAAAAGCCAAAGTCGTTAG
- the LOC137244956 gene encoding pre-mRNA-splicing factor ISY1 homolog, producing the protein MARNAEKAMTTLARWRAAKEAESGEKDRRPYLASECTSLPKCEKYRLEIIREISKKVAQIQNAGLGEFRIRDLNDEINKLLREKRHWENQISALGGPHYRRYGPKMFDAEGREVPGNRGYKYFGAAKDLPGVRELFEQEPPAPQRRTRAELMKDIDAEYYGYRDDDDGTLIPMEERIERLAIQKALQDWKEKMARDGHVDEEEEEEIYGSLRPSAQDVESMAAAEQLTSNAPVISEPLEMLAPRFTAHVPVPTQKDIEEALLRKRKQELLEKYVGTD; encoded by the exons atg gcGCGTAATGCAGAGAAAGCAAT GACGACCTTGGCACGTTGgcgagctgctaaagaagcggaGTCCGGCGAGAAAGACAGGCGACCCTACTTAGCATCAGAGTGTACGAGTTTGCCAAAGTGCGAGAAATATCGTCTGGAAATCATTCGCGAAATCTCAAAAAAAGTTGCGCAAATACAAAACG CCGGCTTGGGAGAATTTAGAATACGAGATttaaatgatgaaattaataaattGTTGCGTGAGAAACGACATTGGGAAAATCAAATATCCGCTTTAGGCGGTCCACATTATCGACGATATGGACCGAAAATGTTCGATGCTGAAGGTCGTGAAGTGCCGGGAAATCGTGGTTATAAATATTTTGGTGCTGCAAAAGATTTGCCTGGTGTTCGAGAATTATTTGAGCAAGAGCCACCAGCCCCACAACGTAGAACACGAGCTGAACTAATGAAAGATATTGATGCAGAATACTATGGTTATCGAGACGATGATGATGGCACATTAATTCCAATGGAAGAAAGAATAGAACGCTTAGCCATACAAAAAGCATTACAAGATTGGAAAGAGAAAATGGCACGTGACGGGCATGTTGACGAGGAAGAGGAAGAAGAAATTTATGGTTCATTAAGACCATCTGCTCAAGATGTCGAAAGTATGGCAGCTGCTGAACAATTAACATCGAATGCACCAGTGATAAGCGAGCCATTAGAAATGTTAGCACCTCGTTTCACTGCTCATGTTCCCGTTCCTACTCAGAAAGATATTGAGGAGGCGTTGTTAAGGAAACGAAAACAAGAGCTGTTAGAAAAATATGTTGGTACTGATTGA
- the RPA1 gene encoding replication protein A 70 kDa DNA-binding subunit has product MPSIAPLSTGVIERIMRGEEVNKPVLQILGTKKITGGETDRLRLLISDGKFINSYSMLATQLNHLHEEGKLAEYTIVQVDKYITSVVNGKDTGKRVLIILDLSVLNPGTEVGKKIGTPVSYTEEAAAQNNKANSAGGSAGSRPSAQPTAAKKEVKPSLYNDNNTSLNQTINSGLTNPISALSPYHNKWVIKARVTSKGPMRSWSNAKGEGKLFSMDLMDESGEIRATAFREQAEKFYDLIEVDRVYYISKCQLKPANKQFSNLKNDYEMTLTSETVIQACEDDDTDIPEIKYDLVPISQIANLEPRTSVDTIGICKDVGELQTFTSRNTNKEFKKRELTLVDSSNAAVNLTLWGDEAVNFDGYVQPVILVKGARVTEFNGGKSISMGSGAVMKINPDIPEGHKLRGWFDNGGGEHISNMISTRTGGAGGGFNTEWLTFKEARDRNLGAGDKPDYFQCKAIVHIVKSQNAFYKACPQPECNKKVIDENNGHYRCERCNSVFPNFKYRLLINMSIGDWTSNRWVTCFSEVAEQMLKRSAQEIGELLENDPPEGEEVLSSINFNTYIFKLRCKMEMFGDMQRNKLTVQSVSPMDYKEYNKYLINNLKELTGIGKN; this is encoded by the exons ATGCCATCGATCGCACCGTTATCAACCGGCGTTATAGAG CGCATAATGCGCGGGGAGGAGGTTAACAAGCCAGTTCTACAGATTCTGGGTACAAAGAAGATCACTGGCGGTGAAACTGATCGTTTGCGTCTCCTAATTTCTGATGGAAAATTTATAAACAGTTATTCCATGTTGGCCACACAATTAAATCATTTGCATGAAGAAGGTAAATTAGCTGAATACACCATAGTTCAAGTGGATAAATACATAACATCGGTAGTAAATGGCAAGGATACTGGAAA GCGCGTATTGATCATACTTGATTTGAGTGTGTTGAATCCCGGTACAGAAGTTGGCAAGAAAATTGGAACGCCCGTTTCGTATACAGAAGAAGCTGCTGCACAAAACAATAAAGCTAATTCTGCTGGAGGCAGTGCTGGATCTAGACCAAGTGCGCAGCCGACTGCTGCGAAAAAGGAGGTCAAACCATCTTTATACAATGACAATAATACATCATTAAATCAGACAATAAATTCCGGACTTACTAACCCTATCTCTGCTTTAAGTCCATATCATAATAAATGGGTAATCAAAGCACGCGTTACATCTAAGGGCCCTATGCGCTCCTGGAGTAATGCAAAAGGTGAAGGCAAACTTTTTAGTATGGATTTAATGGATGAGTCAGGGGAGATAAGAGCAACAGCTTTTCGTGAACAAGCTGAAAAATTCTATGATTTGATTGAAGTAGATCGCGTGTATTATATATCTAAATGTCAACTTAAACCAGCCAACAAACAGTTTAGTAATTTGAAAAATGATTACGAAATGACACTGACAAGTGAAACAGTAATACAGGCATGCGAGGATGATGATACTGATATACCAGAAATCAAATACGATTTGGTGCCTATATCACAGATTGCGAATCTTGAACCACGCACAAGTGTTG ACACAATTGGCATTTGCAAAGACGTTGGCGAATTACAGACGTTCACTTCACGTAACACTAACAAGGAATTTAAAAAACGCGAGCTGACACTTGTTGATTCGAGTAATGCCGCA GTGAATTTAACTTTATGGGGCGATGAAGCCGTCAATTTCGACGGTTACGTGCAACCTGTAATTTTGGTAAAAGGTGCACGTGTGACTGAGTTTAATGGTGGTAAAAGCATTAGTATGGGTAGTGGTGCAGTGATGAAAATAAATCCAGACATTCCCGAAGGTCATAAATTACGCGGCTGGTTCGATAATGGTGGTGGTGAACATATTTCTAATATGATTTCTACTAG aacGGGTGGCGCTGGTGGCGGATTCAACACAGAATGGTTAACATTCAAGGAAGCCCGTGATAGAAATTTAGGCGCTGGTGATAAACCAGACTATTTTCAATGCAAAGCGATCGTGCATATTGTTAAAAGTCAAAATGCTTTCTACAAAGCTTGCCCACAGCCTGAGTGTAACAAAAAAGTTATTGATGAAAACAATGGTCATTATCGTTGCGAGCGTTGTAATTCAGTTTTTCCTAACTTCAAATACAGGCTTTTAATTAAT ATGAGTATTGGTGATTGGACGTCAAATCGTTGGGTTACCTGTTTCAGCGAGGTAGCTGAGCAAATGCTGAAACGTTCAGCTCAGGAGATTGGCGAGCTTTTGGAAAATGATCCTCCTGAAGGAGAGGAGGTACTCTCTTCCATAAATTTCAACACTTATATATTTAAACTGCGCTGTAAAATGGAAATGTTTGGC GATATGCAACGTAATAAATTAACGGTACAATCAGTATCTCCCATGGATTACAAGGAGTACAACAAATATTTGATAAACAACCTGAAGGAGCTaactggcattggcaaaaattaG